In Ptychodera flava strain L36383 chromosome 17, AS_Pfla_20210202, whole genome shotgun sequence, one genomic interval encodes:
- the LOC139115659 gene encoding uncharacterized protein, which produces METVNRALFIVTGVCLLTQAALCSQESLLDNDVCQTPLNGPIEQLLCYLDNGDVHVPSSRILPSSTVPMSIQRARLRNYLRNHNLENQLPLAMSNIRTMDRRREYLADTLLFLSILEDEMTKAVSELQKEREDRVYTFQIQPGCNCSMYYRDDDGIMKGFFVDILEAVCREAGKLCKLQEHPITSCIDGDGEGSLVGGKGLLGKQYDACFMVKSSEMDNIFSSTDIFLNYDGSSQFFVRKGNPKNFDPRNIIGKKIVFLKGWLSNYRCLMMNNVTGADTLHYEPIIVDFTELHSYVQKHEVDAIFALEKTVGEGSDRHMEIFVGTPEGFEPIGDVMKCVGGFCVMSRKDSPVIGWFNETFLKMKKNGKYAELCRDAQIKHGKKGRLDCVN; this is translated from the exons ATGGAGACTGTGAACAGGGCTCTCTTCATCGTGACAGGTGTATGCTTATTAACACAAG cgGCGTTGTGCTCACAGGAGTCTTTACTTGACAATGACGTCTGTCAGACACCATTGAATGGACCGATTGAACAACTCCTGTGTTATTTGGACAACGGGGACGTACATGTACCTTCGTCCAGAATCCTGCCTTCTTCGACCGTCCCGATGTCGATACAGCGTGCCAGGCTAAGGAACTATCTTAGAAAT CATAACTTGGAAAATCAACTTCCATTAGCAATGTCAAATATCAGAACAATGGATCGCAGACGTGAATATCTTGCTGACACTCTGTTATTCTTGAGTATCCTGGAAGATGAGATGACAAAGGCAGTTTCAGAGTTGCAAAAGGAACGTGAAGACAGAGTATACACCTTCCAAATTCAACCAGGCTGTAATTGTTCGATGTATTACAG GGACGACGATGGCATTATGAAAGGTTTCTTTGTTGACATTCTTGAAGCAG TATGCAGAGAAGCTGGTAAACTTTGTAAACTCCAAGAACATCCGATAACCAGTTGTATAGACGGGGATGGAGAAGGCAGCCTCGTTGGTGGAAAAG GCCTGCTTGGAAAACAGTACGACGCGTGCTTCATGGTTAAAAGTAGTGAAATGgataatattttttcatcaaCCGATATATTCTTGAACTACGACGGAAGTTCTCAATTCTTCGTCCGAAAAGGCAACCCAAAAAACTTTGACCCAAGGAATATAATAGGAAAGAAAATAG TGTTTCTTAAAGGCTGGCTGAGCAATTATCGATGTCTTATGATGAACAACGTGACTGGTGCCGACACTCTGCACTACGAACCAATCATCGTGGACTTTACAGAATTGCATTCATATGTACAGAAACATGAG GTCGATGCAATATTTGCCCTCGAAAAAACAGTGGGAGAGGGTAGTGACCGTCATATGGAAATATTTGTTGGCACTCCTGAAGGTTTTGAACCAATCGGTGACGTCATGAAGTGTGTGGGTGGATTCTGTGTGATGTCCAGGAAAGACAGTCCTGTAATCGGTTGGTTTAACGAAACATTTCTAAAGATGAAGAAGAATGGCAAATATGCCGAACTGTGCAGAGATGCTCAAATCAAACACG GTAAGAAGGGGCGACTGGACTGCGTAAACTGA
- the LOC139115661 gene encoding L-arginine-binding protein-like, which produces MSIQRVRIRNYLTNRYQYDLGNRLQLTLANMRFMNRRREYLAGTLLFLHILEDEMTQAISEMENDEKIYTFQRQLGCNCPLYYVDDDGTTKGFFQDILQEICRETGKTCRLQDHPFTDCLAQGENGNLAGGKGLLGRTVDACFMATNKEMANIFWTSHSFWKYSGTSQFIVKEGNPENFNSRNITGKKVVFLEGWQSNNRCLRDNKVVGADTLQYEQIVVPFAHLPYYLENNEVDAVFALTLPVGEGSDQRFELLTGTPVGFEPLDDVMHCAEGVGAVARKDSSLINWFNEALMKLKKSGKYAALCEDAKKKHGKMGRIDCEDSF; this is translated from the exons ATGTCGATACAGCGTGTCAGGATAAGGAACTATCTTACAAAT AGGTATCAGTATGACTTAGGTAACAGGCTGCAGCTGACCTTGGCAAATATGAGATTCATGAATCGCCGACGCGAATATCTTGCTGGGACTTTGCTCTTCTTGCACATCCTGGAAGATGAGATGACGCAGGCCATTTCAGAAATGGAAAATGATGAGAAAATCTATACGTTCCAACGCCAGCTAGGATGTAACTGTCCATTATATTACGT TGACGATGATGGAACCACTAAAGGTTTCTTCCAAGATATTCTACAGGAAA TATGTAGAGAGACTGGGAAAACTTGCAGGCTTCAAGACCATCCGTTTACTGATTGCCTGGCTCAAGGAGAGAATGGCAACCTAGCTGGCGGGAAAG GTTTACTTGGAAGAACTGTTGATGCATGTTTCATGGCGACGAATAAAGAAATGGCTAATATATTTTGGACGAGCCATTCGTTCTGGAAATACAGTGGAACTTCCCAATTCATAGTTAAGGAAGGAAATCCCGAAAACTTTAACTCAAGAAACATAACAGGCAAGAAAGTAG tttttctgGAAGGCTGGCAAAGCAATAATCGATGTTTGAGGGATAACAAAGTAGTTGGTGCCGACACTCTGCAGTATGAACAAATTGTCGTACCATTTGCACATCTGCCTTATTACCTTGAAAACAACGAG GTCGATGCAGTTTTTGCCCTAACGCTACCAGTTGGAGAAGGTAGCGATCAGCGCTTTGAATTATTAACGGGCACACCAGTAGGTTTTGAGCCGCTGGATGACGTCATGCACTGTGCAGAGGGAGTCGGTGCTGTAGCAAGAAAAGACAGCTCCCTGATAAATTGGTTCAACGAAGCACTCATGAAGCTTAAGAAGAGTGGCAAATATGCTGCATTGTGTGAAGATGCGAAAAAGAAACATG